One Ailuropoda melanoleuca isolate Jingjing chromosome 14, ASM200744v2, whole genome shotgun sequence DNA segment encodes these proteins:
- the CETN1 gene encoding centrin-1, protein MASSFKKSNVASTSQKRKVGPKPELTEDQKQAVREAFDLFDADGSGTIDVKELKVAMRALGFEPRKEEMKKMIAEVDKEGTGKISFNDFLAVMTQKMAEKDTKEEILKAFRLFDDDETGKISFKNLKRVANELGENLTDEELQEMIDEADRDGDGEVNEEEFLRIMKKTNLY, encoded by the coding sequence ATGGCTTCCAGCTTTAAGAAGTCAAATGTGGCCTCTACCAGCCAGAAAAGAAAGGTGGGCCCTAAGCCTGAGCTCACTGAAGATCAGAAGCAAGCAGTTCGCGAAGCATTTGACCTCTTTGATGCCGATGGAAGTGGGACCATTGATGTTAAGGAGCTGAAGGTGGCCATGAGAGCGCTGGGCTTTGAAcccaggaaggaagagatgaagaagatgatCGCCGAAGTGGACAAGGAAGGTACAGGGAAAATCAGCTTCAATGACTTTTTGGCCGTAATGACTCAGAAGATGGCAGAGAAAGATACCAAAGAAGAAATCCTGAAGGCTTTCAGGCTCTTTGATGACGATGAAACTGGGAAGATCTCCTTCAAAAACCTAAAGCGCGTGGCCAATGAGTTAGGGGAAAACCTCACCGACGAGGAGCTGCAGGAAATGATAGACGAAGCTGATCGGGATGGAGATGGCGAAGTGAATGAGGAAGAATTTCTTCGGATCATGAAAAAGACCAACTTGTATTAA